The proteins below come from a single uncultured Dethiosulfovibrio sp. genomic window:
- a CDS encoding FdtA/QdtA family cupin domain-containing protein translates to MKIYSAQTIKNPADSDDLLCVWETGKQIPFDVKRIYHIGNVKAGTVRGHHAHKKLEQILLCPYGSIEVALDDGTEVTTCLLDSPDKGLYVGPSMWRTMKWMVDNSVLMVYASEHYREEDYIRDYKIFTEFARKGI, encoded by the coding sequence TTGAAGATATACTCCGCCCAGACCATAAAAAACCCCGCCGACTCGGACGACCTGCTCTGTGTATGGGAGACCGGAAAACAGATACCTTTCGACGTAAAACGGATATACCATATCGGCAACGTCAAGGCCGGAACCGTCAGGGGACACCACGCCCATAAAAAGCTAGAACAGATCCTGCTCTGCCCCTACGGCTCGATAGAGGTCGCTCTGGACGACGGAACAGAGGTAACAACCTGCCTTCTGGACTCGCCGGACAAAGGGCTCTACGTCGGCCCCTCTATGTGGCGAACCATGAAATGGATGGTGGATAACAGCGTCCTGATGGTCTACGCCTCGGAGCACTACAGGGAAGAGGACTACATAAGGGACTACAAGATCTTCACCGAATTTGCCCGAAAGGGGATATAA
- a CDS encoding acyltransferase codes for MACQYIHGLSDVQSKDIGENTYIWQYVVILPGAKIGSNCNINALVFIENDVIIGNNVTVKSGVQIWDGLRIADNVFIGPNVTFSNDLFPRSKIRPSEFVKTNIEDHASVGANATIIAGVTIGAYSLIGAGSVVTKDVPPHGLVYGNPARIQGYVCKCGQRIEKGDTCPSCGFFL; via the coding sequence TTGGCTTGTCAATATATTCATGGTCTTTCTGATGTCCAAAGCAAAGATATAGGAGAGAATACGTATATTTGGCAATATGTGGTGATTTTGCCAGGGGCAAAGATAGGATCTAACTGTAACATTAATGCTCTAGTGTTTATCGAGAATGACGTTATCATAGGGAACAACGTTACCGTTAAATCAGGTGTCCAGATTTGGGATGGTCTTAGGATTGCCGACAATGTTTTTATCGGCCCTAATGTAACCTTCTCGAATGATCTCTTTCCTCGTTCAAAAATAAGACCGAGTGAGTTTGTCAAAACTAACATAGAAGACCATGCCTCTGTTGGAGCTAACGCTACAATAATTGCTGGGGTGACCATAGGAGCCTATTCTTTGATTGGTGCTGGATCGGTCGTTACTAAAGATGTCCCTCCCCACGGGTTAGTTTATGGTAATCCAGCAAGGATTCAAGGATACGTATGCAAATGTGGACAGAGGATCGAAAAAGGAGATACATGTCCATCGTGTGGTTTTTTTTTGTGA
- a CDS encoding sigma factor: MSTGYTVESNGMDRSTVSFYRFAPLVRSVARRYAGRGADLDDLISQASCDVLELILSCPDDKSMALHLSQNLPGKVRDAAAKLRRQADHGSIEELSDSGYEPEDLLYGLTQAEIAKDLVCSQQNVSHMIKKLRTKL, from the coding sequence ATGAGTACAGGTTACACCGTGGAAAGCAATGGAATGGACAGATCTACCGTCTCTTTTTATCGTTTTGCTCCTCTGGTTCGAAGCGTCGCCCGCCGTTATGCCGGACGGGGGGCCGATCTGGATGACCTGATCTCTCAGGCGTCCTGTGACGTTCTGGAGCTTATCCTGAGTTGCCCTGATGATAAGTCCATGGCTCTCCATCTGTCTCAAAACCTCCCCGGCAAGGTCCGTGACGCAGCGGCGAAGCTCAGAAGGCAAGCGGACCACGGCAGCATAGAGGAACTGTCCGATTCGGGCTACGAACCGGAAGACCTGCTCTACGGCCTGACCCAAGCGGAGATAGCCAAAGACCTAGTCTGTTCCCAGCAGAACGTCAGCCACATGATAAAGAAGCTGCGGACCAAGCTATAG
- a CDS encoding winged helix-turn-helix domain-containing protein codes for MLESLITSKTRVRLLMKLFLNPESSGYLRELADEFGESTNSVRVELNRLAEAGLLESAPEGRTKVYKANKGHPLFPEIQGLVRKTLGIDRLVESVVTKLGEVKLAFVTGDYAKGVNSGLMDLVLVGKIEKDYLQGLISRLEEELKIKIRWLVLSEGEFRKLRPNFESQDSLVVWKREE; via the coding sequence ATGTTAGAATCTCTTATAACGTCAAAGACGAGGGTCAGGCTTCTCATGAAGCTGTTTTTAAATCCCGAGTCGTCGGGCTACCTTCGGGAGCTCGCCGACGAGTTCGGCGAATCCACCAACTCGGTCAGGGTCGAGTTAAATCGCCTCGCCGAGGCGGGCCTTCTTGAGTCCGCACCGGAGGGCCGGACAAAAGTCTACAAAGCAAACAAGGGCCATCCCCTGTTTCCGGAGATACAGGGACTGGTCAGAAAGACCTTAGGCATAGACCGGCTGGTCGAATCGGTGGTCACAAAACTGGGAGAGGTTAAGCTCGCCTTCGTCACAGGAGACTACGCAAAAGGGGTAAACTCGGGCCTTATGGACCTGGTGCTGGTCGGCAAGATAGAGAAAGACTACCTCCAGGGGCTCATATCCCGGCTTGAGGAAGAGCTTAAGATCAAGATAAGATGGCTGGTCCTCTCGGAAGGGGAATTTCGCAAACTGAGGCCCAACTTCGAGAGCCAGGATTCGCTTGTGGTGTGGAAAAGGGAGGAATAA
- a CDS encoding D-Ala-D-Ala carboxypeptidase family metallohydrolase, protein MNNRVPLSPHFRLDEFQCPCCLTVRLQPELLLRLEALRGRWGPVRITSGYRCPSHNREVGGVKNSRHTVGAAVDVAVAQQRQRSFCLLAREEGFCSVIPYGSRGFVHLAVDL, encoded by the coding sequence TTGAATAACCGTGTGCCCCTCTCTCCCCATTTCAGGCTAGACGAATTTCAGTGCCCTTGCTGTCTCACCGTTCGCCTCCAGCCGGAACTTCTCCTCCGGTTGGAGGCCCTCAGGGGCCGGTGGGGCCCTGTGAGGATAACCAGCGGCTATCGTTGCCCCAGCCATAACCGGGAGGTAGGAGGGGTAAAGAACAGCCGTCACACCGTAGGGGCCGCCGTCGACGTGGCGGTCGCCCAACAGCGACAAAGGTCCTTTTGCCTTCTTGCGAGAGAGGAAGGGTTTTGCTCGGTGATCCCCTACGGGAGCCGAGGATTCGTCCACCTAGCGGTGGACCTTTAA
- a CDS encoding glycosyltransferase family 61 protein, giving the protein MSISRYVEITKKNIKKNLKKYSLSLRTPSWRRRLSLFPLDCSGLFKRFLGDKYDVFFDFKVRWVQDSSAERSLSDSGKVVSYPPLFIDKSQRKIKQLIYCPSVALYRFFSAAIHPNSSNIISHGICFLDRYLDFDSTKADYSGFIVFAHDNSFASVVMSKKKHLNSIQSGIFLGGNGSWNYYHFLFEMITKILYLPKLNNLPNIIPLLIPETWVSVGSMSKILSTALSLAGSNRDILVLREDRSYYVRDLYTISPPCHTLFNLSSESQSCPSQCYFREESIEFLKKIGGSMLSESREHSCFKKSKFKYLFLSRGNIGVRKYNEDAVIDKIREVLEIEVVDLRKMGIEDQVLLFKDAKVIIGPSGASWSNLVFCQGNTFAFSWLPRGKVENFSCYSTLAKLVDVDMHFVHCNQITDDFHSDYVVDPNKVGDMIIKVLASKMPECILAKPVSRNVVKNQV; this is encoded by the coding sequence TTGTCAATAAGTCGTTATGTTGAAATAACTAAAAAAAATATTAAAAAAAATTTAAAAAAATACTCTTTAAGCTTAAGAACTCCATCATGGAGAAGGCGATTATCGTTGTTTCCCCTTGATTGCTCAGGTTTATTTAAACGGTTTTTAGGTGATAAATATGATGTATTTTTTGATTTTAAAGTTAGATGGGTTCAAGATAGTTCCGCTGAAAGGAGCTTAAGTGATAGTGGCAAAGTGGTTTCATATCCACCTCTTTTCATTGATAAGTCCCAAAGAAAGATAAAACAACTGATTTATTGTCCTAGCGTAGCTTTATATCGTTTTTTCAGTGCAGCGATACACCCTAATTCATCAAACATTATATCTCATGGCATTTGTTTTTTAGATAGATATTTGGATTTTGATTCAACAAAGGCTGATTATAGTGGTTTTATCGTTTTTGCCCATGATAATAGTTTTGCTTCTGTTGTCATGAGTAAGAAAAAACATTTGAATTCAATTCAATCAGGCATTTTTTTGGGGGGTAATGGCTCCTGGAATTATTATCATTTTTTATTCGAAATGATAACTAAAATACTTTACTTGCCTAAATTGAATAATTTGCCTAATATAATTCCTTTATTGATACCGGAAACTTGGGTATCTGTAGGATCTATGTCAAAAATATTAAGCACAGCTCTTTCCCTTGCAGGGAGTAACAGAGATATCTTAGTCTTAAGAGAAGATAGGTCGTACTATGTAAGAGATTTATATACAATATCTCCCCCTTGCCATACCCTGTTTAACTTAAGCTCTGAATCACAGTCTTGTCCTTCTCAATGCTATTTCAGGGAAGAATCTATCGAATTCTTAAAAAAAATAGGTGGTTCTATGCTGTCAGAGTCAAGGGAACATTCCTGTTTTAAAAAGTCTAAGTTTAAATATTTGTTTTTATCGCGAGGGAACATAGGAGTTAGGAAATATAACGAGGATGCAGTGATAGATAAAATAAGGGAAGTCCTCGAAATAGAGGTTGTTGACTTACGTAAGATGGGCATTGAAGATCAGGTTCTTTTATTTAAAGACGCCAAGGTTATTATAGGGCCGTCTGGCGCATCTTGGTCTAATCTAGTTTTTTGTCAGGGAAACACTTTTGCGTTTTCATGGCTTCCACGGGGGAAGGTGGAAAATTTTTCCTGCTATTCAACGCTTGCTAAGCTCGTTGATGTTGATATGCATTTTGTGCATTGTAACCAGATTACGGATGATTTTCACTCTGATTACGTGGTTGATCCCAATAAAGTCGGGGATATGATTATAAAAGTATTAGCCTCAAAAATGCCTGAATGCATACTGGCGAAACCCGTCAGTCGAAATGTCGTAAAAAACCAAGTTTAA
- the rfbB gene encoding dTDP-glucose 4,6-dehydratase yields the protein MNYLITGGAGFIGSNLVHLLVEQGHNVTVLDLLTYAGNLDSLADLEGEDNYTFIKGDIADGPLVSHVLTDREIQGIFNLAAESHVDRSIDGPAEFIKTNVMGTFVLLETVRSYWNDLKPEAKGAFRFLHVSTDEVYGSLGDTGLFTETTAYAPNSPYSASKASSDHLVRAYHHTYGLPTVTTNCSNNYGPYQFPEKLIPLVIHNALSGKDLPIYGDGSNVRDWLYVMDHCKALATAMEKGTPGETYNVGGNSERTNLTIVHTLCDLLDSKRPKADGSYRDQITFVKDRPGHDKRYAIDASKIKQELGWTPEETFDTGMEKTVNWYLDNQEWVNRVTDGSYRMERLGLGDVD from the coding sequence ATGAACTACCTAATCACCGGCGGAGCCGGATTTATAGGAAGCAACCTGGTCCACCTGCTTGTGGAACAGGGACATAACGTAACGGTGCTGGACTTGCTGACCTACGCAGGAAACCTGGACTCTCTGGCGGACCTCGAGGGTGAGGATAATTACACCTTCATAAAGGGCGACATCGCCGATGGCCCTCTGGTATCCCATGTCCTCACCGACAGAGAAATCCAGGGCATATTCAACCTGGCGGCGGAAAGCCACGTGGACCGTTCCATCGACGGACCGGCGGAGTTCATAAAGACGAACGTCATGGGAACCTTCGTCCTGCTAGAGACCGTCAGATCCTACTGGAACGACCTAAAGCCGGAGGCCAAAGGGGCCTTTAGGTTCCTCCATGTCTCCACCGACGAAGTCTACGGCTCTTTAGGGGACACCGGCCTCTTCACCGAGACCACCGCCTACGCCCCTAACTCGCCTTACTCGGCGTCTAAAGCGTCGTCGGACCACCTGGTCAGGGCCTACCACCACACCTATGGCTTGCCTACGGTCACCACAAACTGCTCCAACAACTACGGCCCCTACCAGTTTCCCGAAAAGCTCATCCCTCTGGTGATCCATAACGCCCTTTCGGGAAAGGACCTGCCTATCTACGGAGACGGCTCAAACGTCAGGGACTGGCTCTACGTCATGGACCACTGCAAAGCTCTGGCCACCGCCATGGAAAAAGGCACACCAGGGGAGACCTACAACGTAGGGGGCAACAGCGAAAGGACCAACCTAACCATAGTCCACACCCTATGCGACCTCCTGGACTCAAAAAGACCGAAAGCCGACGGAAGCTACAGGGACCAGATAACCTTCGTCAAAGACAGGCCCGGCCACGACAAACGGTATGCCATAGACGCATCGAAGATAAAACAGGAGTTAGGCTGGACCCCCGAGGAGACCTTCGACACCGGCATGGAGAAAACGGTCAACTGGTATCTGGACAACCAGGAGTGGGTAAACAGGGTAACCGACGGATCATACAGAATGGAACGGCTGGGACTGGGTGACGTAGATTGA
- the wecB gene encoding UDP-N-acetylglucosamine 2-epimerase (non-hydrolyzing), translating to MNVVLAFGTRPEAIKMAPVYLALKETSLNPKILLTGQHREQLYQAMDLFSISAEANLDVMTDRQTLPDLAAKILPQAAKALRDLNADYVLVHGDTLTTFVVAWAAFLEGIPIGHVEAGLRSGSMAEPFPEEANRVLTDVIADLYFAPTDESRDNLLLEGKDINRIIVTGQTGVDAILHAATKGTMPVEIPQGHKLVTVTLHRRENWPVLAKLAKAVAEIARQHRDHLFVYPVHLNPIVREAVYPALEEEPNVKLIEPLDYGSMAALLSASELILTDSGGLQEEGASLAVPVAVARNVTERPEGVKAGIITLVGNDPEPFKEKVLALLNDEKRLSQMASSPNPYGDGKASIRVAKALEERLCR from the coding sequence ATGAACGTCGTCTTAGCCTTCGGCACCAGACCGGAAGCCATAAAAATGGCCCCGGTCTACCTGGCTCTCAAAGAAACATCCTTAAACCCAAAAATCCTCCTAACGGGACAGCACAGAGAACAGCTCTATCAGGCCATGGATCTGTTCTCCATCTCCGCCGAGGCCAACTTGGACGTAATGACCGACCGCCAGACCCTTCCGGATCTGGCGGCTAAAATCCTCCCCCAGGCAGCCAAAGCCCTGAGGGATCTGAACGCCGACTACGTACTGGTCCACGGCGATACTTTAACCACCTTCGTAGTGGCTTGGGCCGCCTTCCTGGAGGGAATCCCTATAGGACACGTCGAGGCTGGCCTACGTTCGGGATCAATGGCCGAACCTTTCCCCGAAGAGGCCAACAGAGTGCTAACCGACGTAATAGCGGACCTCTACTTCGCCCCTACCGACGAGTCCAGGGATAACCTCCTTCTGGAGGGCAAAGACATAAACAGGATAATCGTTACAGGCCAGACCGGCGTCGATGCTATACTGCACGCCGCCACAAAGGGAACCATGCCGGTTGAGATCCCACAGGGCCATAAACTGGTCACCGTAACCCTCCACCGCCGGGAAAACTGGCCCGTTCTAGCAAAACTGGCCAAGGCGGTGGCCGAAATAGCCAGGCAGCACCGAGACCACCTCTTTGTCTACCCGGTCCACCTGAACCCGATCGTCCGGGAGGCGGTGTACCCAGCTCTGGAGGAAGAGCCAAACGTAAAGCTTATAGAGCCCCTGGACTACGGCTCTATGGCGGCCCTCCTCTCCGCCAGCGAACTCATCCTCACCGACTCAGGAGGCCTCCAGGAAGAGGGAGCCTCCCTGGCTGTTCCGGTTGCGGTGGCGAGAAACGTCACAGAGAGGCCCGAAGGGGTAAAAGCGGGTATCATAACCTTGGTGGGCAACGACCCAGAGCCCTTCAAAGAAAAGGTTCTGGCCCTCCTGAACGACGAAAAAAGGCTCTCCCAGATGGCCTCCTCCCCCAACCCCTACGGAGACGGCAAAGCCTCCATCCGGGTGGCTAAGGCACTAGAGGAGCGGCTTTGTCGTTAA
- a CDS encoding DegT/DnrJ/EryC1/StrS family aminotransferase, which translates to MAIPFNKLAPLYERHKAEYDSAAIRAMESGWYILGQELSAFEAEFADYVGSSHCVGLNSGLDALILAIRALDIGPGDEVIVQANTYIATVLAITENRATPVFVEPDGYHGIDPDKLEQAITEKTKAIMTVHLYGLPCNMDPIVEIANGRNIPLIEDCAQSHGATWKGRKTGTFGTINCFSFFPTKNLGAFGDAGAIVTDDLGLADKVKTLRNYGSKKKYYNDICGVNSRLDEVQAALLRVRLKYLDETLSERASIAEYYLSNIDSSVVTLPSIRPEASHVWHLFVVESQNRDDLQAHLEARGIQTQIHYPVPPHLSGAYGHLGYKIGDYPITEGLANSVLSLPLYNGMTDDEMREVCAAVNEFGGMRR; encoded by the coding sequence ATGGCCATACCTTTCAATAAACTCGCCCCTCTATACGAACGGCACAAGGCAGAATACGACTCCGCTGCCATCAGGGCAATGGAGTCTGGATGGTATATCCTCGGTCAGGAGCTATCGGCCTTCGAGGCGGAATTCGCTGACTACGTTGGCTCCTCCCACTGCGTCGGGCTCAACTCGGGCCTGGATGCCCTGATACTCGCCATAAGGGCCCTGGACATAGGCCCAGGGGACGAGGTTATAGTTCAGGCAAACACCTACATCGCCACGGTCTTAGCCATAACGGAAAACCGGGCGACGCCGGTGTTTGTGGAGCCCGATGGATACCACGGAATAGACCCAGACAAGCTCGAACAGGCCATAACGGAAAAGACAAAAGCCATAATGACGGTGCACCTCTACGGCCTCCCCTGTAACATGGACCCTATCGTGGAAATAGCCAACGGTAGAAACATACCTCTAATAGAGGACTGTGCCCAGTCTCACGGAGCGACCTGGAAAGGACGCAAAACCGGAACTTTCGGAACCATAAACTGCTTTAGCTTCTTTCCGACCAAAAACCTGGGAGCCTTCGGCGACGCCGGAGCCATAGTCACCGACGACCTGGGGCTAGCGGATAAGGTGAAAACCCTCCGAAACTACGGCAGCAAAAAGAAATATTACAACGACATCTGCGGGGTGAACTCCCGTCTGGACGAAGTCCAGGCAGCACTCCTTCGGGTCAGGCTAAAATATCTGGACGAAACCCTGAGTGAAAGGGCCTCCATAGCGGAATACTACCTGAGCAATATCGACTCCTCGGTGGTAACCCTGCCCTCAATACGTCCCGAAGCCTCCCACGTCTGGCACCTCTTCGTGGTGGAGAGCCAAAATAGAGACGACCTCCAGGCCCACCTCGAGGCGAGGGGAATCCAGACCCAGATCCACTATCCCGTTCCGCCTCACCTCTCCGGTGCCTACGGCCACCTGGGATACAAAATCGGCGACTACCCCATAACGGAGGGCCTGGCTAACTCGGTTCTTAGTCTTCCCCTCTACAACGGCATGACCGACGACGAAATGAGAGAAGTGTGTGCTGCGGTAAACGAATTTGGAGGAATGAGAAGATGA
- a CDS encoding NAD-dependent epimerase/dehydratase family protein, which yields MAQKKAVVTGGAGFIGSHLCEHLIELGWTVDVVDNLSLSDGSNIAHLEGNGVKLHVKNVEDLDFMSSIVKGCDGLFHLAAMVSVPLSVERPAECYRINLTAFSDLLDVIRSRPVPVVYASSAAIYGEGTDDGPRRESEIPMPQSPYGASKAMDELAAAASSRCYSIPTAGLRFFNVYGPRQNPKGAYASVIPRFATAMVEGKPATIFGDGEQTRDFIFVKDVARVMVKAAEQSDPSVPSVMNVGSGRRESVSGVYRILSSMVQNPLPPEFLPERIGDIKHSFADLTKLSAIIDLSSFVGLEEGIERTLAYYGGV from the coding sequence TTGGCACAAAAAAAAGCGGTGGTCACAGGAGGAGCGGGATTTATAGGATCCCACCTTTGTGAACACCTGATCGAACTGGGCTGGACCGTCGACGTGGTGGATAACCTGTCCCTCTCCGACGGATCGAACATAGCACACCTGGAGGGCAACGGCGTAAAGCTCCACGTCAAAAACGTAGAGGACCTGGACTTCATGTCCTCTATAGTCAAAGGCTGCGACGGACTGTTTCACCTCGCCGCCATGGTCTCCGTTCCCCTATCGGTGGAGCGGCCCGCAGAATGCTACCGCATCAACCTGACAGCCTTCTCGGACCTGCTGGACGTCATAAGGTCTCGCCCAGTTCCGGTGGTCTATGCCAGCTCCGCCGCCATCTACGGCGAAGGCACCGACGACGGACCGAGACGGGAATCGGAGATCCCTATGCCCCAGTCTCCCTACGGAGCTAGCAAAGCCATGGACGAACTGGCCGCCGCCGCCTCCTCCCGGTGCTACTCCATACCGACGGCGGGACTGAGGTTCTTCAACGTCTATGGCCCGAGACAGAACCCTAAAGGGGCCTACGCCTCGGTCATACCTCGCTTCGCCACCGCCATGGTGGAGGGCAAACCGGCCACCATATTCGGCGACGGAGAACAGACCAGAGACTTTATCTTCGTAAAAGATGTGGCAAGGGTCATGGTCAAAGCGGCGGAACAAAGTGACCCATCGGTCCCCTCGGTGATGAACGTAGGCAGCGGCAGAAGAGAATCGGTCAGCGGCGTATACCGCATACTCTCCTCGATGGTCCAAAACCCCCTGCCGCCGGAGTTTCTGCCCGAAAGGATCGGGGACATAAAGCACAGCTTCGCCGACTTGACCAAACTGTCCGCCATAATCGACCTCTCCTCCTTCGTCGGCCTGGAGGAAGGCATAGAGCGGACCTTGGCCTACTACGGAGGTGTGTAA
- a CDS encoding sugar phosphate nucleotidyltransferase, with translation MKGVILAGGKGTRLYPLTKTINKHLLPVGPEPMIYNPIRNMMACGIKDVRIVTSSEHMGQMVGALGSGSDFGLNFSYSVQDEAKGIADALRLAEDFVGDDSVLVLLGDNVFEEPIGYLVENYMTKQKCSGARVLLVEVADPERFGVAALDEQNVVEIQEKPECPKSNYAVVGAYVYDKKVFDVIKHTKPSARGEYEITSVNNRYIELGALQYDFVSGGRWMDTGTFESYYDANRIMFEKHRREMGID, from the coding sequence ATGAAAGGCGTAATCCTAGCGGGAGGCAAAGGCACCAGGCTCTATCCTCTGACAAAAACCATAAACAAACATCTCCTGCCCGTAGGCCCGGAGCCTATGATCTACAACCCCATAAGGAACATGATGGCCTGTGGGATAAAAGACGTCAGGATAGTCACCAGCTCCGAGCACATGGGACAGATGGTCGGAGCCCTTGGAAGTGGCTCCGACTTTGGGCTCAACTTCTCCTACAGCGTTCAAGACGAAGCCAAAGGAATCGCCGACGCCCTTCGCCTTGCGGAGGACTTCGTCGGAGACGACTCGGTCTTAGTCCTCCTGGGGGACAACGTATTTGAAGAACCTATCGGCTATCTGGTCGAAAACTACATGACAAAGCAAAAGTGCTCCGGTGCCAGAGTTCTATTGGTGGAGGTCGCCGACCCTGAGAGGTTCGGCGTGGCGGCTCTTGACGAACAGAACGTGGTGGAGATCCAGGAAAAACCCGAATGCCCAAAGAGCAACTACGCCGTGGTAGGAGCCTACGTCTACGATAAAAAAGTCTTCGACGTTATAAAACACACAAAACCATCGGCAAGAGGGGAATACGAGATAACCAGCGTCAACAACCGCTATATCGAGCTAGGAGCCCTTCAGTATGACTTCGTCTCCGGCGGCCGCTGGATGGATACCGGAACCTTCGAGTCCTACTACGACGCAAACCGCATAATGTTCGAAAAACACCGCAGAGAGATGGGTATAGATTGA